CCGGTTTCTCAGCGTCTACCCCTTGCTGATCAAGGCGCGCGCGCGGGGCATGGGCATCATCGTGCAGGGCCATGGCTGGAGCTCATCATCGCGCCCCTGGCTGGCGCGCATCCGGCACCTGCTGTGGCGGTTCGCAGATGTGGCACTGCTGTACACCGATGAAGAGCGCGATCAATTCATTGCCAACGGCTTTGCGCCCGACCGGGTGTTTGCCACCAACAACACGATGGGCACGCAGGCCATCGAACAGGCGCGCGCCCACTGGACACCCGATCGACTCAGCTCGGGTACGGGCCGCGTCTCACCCTCAGGCTTCCAGATTCTGTTTTGCGGCCGCCTGACACCCAAAGCCGAGCTGCATGTGCTGATTGACGCGCTGGCGGCACTCAAGCAGCGTGGTCAACGCGTGCAACTGGTGATCATTGGCGGCGGCGATCAGGATGCCGCGCTGAAGGCCAAGATGGCGGCAGTCGGCCTGACTGAACAGATCACCTGGCTCGGCCCCATTCACGACGAGATGCAGCTGGCACCCTGGTTTTTGCAGTCCGACCTGTTCGTGTACCCCGGCGCCATCGGCCTGTCGCTGCTGCACGCCTTCAACTACGGCCTGCCCGTGGTCACCCACGACCAATTGAAGCAGCACAACCCCGAGATCTCAGCGTTGGAACCTGGTCGCAGCGGCGCACTGTTTGCCAAAAGCGATGCAGCGGCGCTGGCTGATACGCTTGAGGGCTTGTTGAACAATGACGCGCTGAGGGCCGACATGTCTGCACGGGCTGAGCACACCATCAAGACCCGCTTTCACACCACGATCATGGTGGACCGGTTCATGGCTGCGGCCGAGCGGGCGCACCAACTGGCCATGCAGCGCCAAGGCAAAGGCAAGGCATGAGCAAGGCACCGGTGGCGGTCATCCACACCGTGGGCTCTCTGACGCCCAACAGCGGCGTGACCCCGGTCATCAGCAACAGCCTCGGGTTCAGGCAGGCCGCTGGGCAGCAGGCTCGGTGCCTGGCGTTCAGCGACCACTACGATGCCCAGCGCTGGCAGGGATTGACGGGGGCCTTGCGCTTGATCGAACGCCCCAGGCTGCCATGGCAGCAATACGCACGCTTTCGCGATGCCCTGATCGACGAGGTGATGAAGCAACGGCAGCTTGGCCACCGGGTGGTGCTGCACGATCACGGCATGTGGCTGCCCAGCAACCTGGCGGCCAGCGCTGTGGCGCGCACATTGAACTGTCCCATCATCGTGTCGCCGCACGGCATGCTGCAACCGGCAGCCGTGGACTACCGAGGCACCAAGAAGAAGCTCGCCTGGCTGTTGATGGAGCGACGCCGCATGCGGGCAGCCACCAAAGTGATGGTGACTTCGGCCATTGAGGAACAAGCGGTCAAACAGCTGCTGCCTGATGCGTGCACAGTGACCGTGCCGCTTGGGTTTGATGTGCCGGCGCAAAGCGAAGCCCATCAACCCAAGGAAAAAACTGTGCTGTACCTGGGGCGCGTGCATGTGCTCAAGGGCATTGAGGTCATGCTTCGCGCATGGCCACAGGCCAGGCAGGCCGGCTGGCGTCTTCGCGTCGTGGGCCCAACCGAAGCCACCTACCGTAGGCACCTTCTGAGTCTGGTGACCGATCTGGGCATTGAGGACAGCGTCACCCTGGAAGACCCGATCTATGGGAACGAAAAGCTCAGGGTATGGCACACCAGCGCCTTGTTTGTGCTGGCCTCTTACACCGAAAACTTTGGCATGGTCGTCTGCGAGGCACTGGGGCATGGGCTGCCAGTGCTGACCACCGACAAGACGCCCTGGACAGACATTCCCGAGCGCGAATGCGGATGGATTTGCTCACCCACCGTGCCCGATGTGGCGCATGCGCTGCGGCGTGCCATGTCCACCCCCATGCCCACCCTGCAGGCCATGGGCGAAGCCGGATGGTCGTGGATGAAATCATCATTTGACCTGCCCGTGGTGGCACGCCAGATGAATGACTGCTACGAGGAGCTGGGGCATGCGTGAGCCGATGACAGCGCAACGACTCACAGGGCGCAACAAGCTTGGCAGGCTGGCGTGGCATCTGGTGTGGCTGACCCTGTACCGCCCCAGCCCCACCCCACTGCATGCATGGCGTCGTTGGCTGCTGCGCCTATTTGGCGCCCACATCGAGGCGGGCGCGCACCCCTACCCCAGCGCCCGCATCTGGGCCCCCTGGAACCTGCGCATGGGGCGCAACGCCTGCCTGGGCCCTGACGTGGACTGCTACTGTGTGGCGCCCGTGCTCATCGACGATCACGCCACCGTGAGCCAGTACAGCCACCTGTGCACCGCTTCGCACGACCATCGCAGCCCCTCGTTCACCCTGGTGGCGGCCCCCATCCACATCGAAGCGCAGGCCTGGGTCACGGCGGGAGCCTTCATCGGCCCCGGCGTGCGCATTGGCACGGGCGCGGTGGTGGGCGCACGCGCAGTCATCACCAAATCAGTGGCGCCATGGACCGTGGTGGCGGGCAATCCGCAACGGGTGGTGGGCCAACGCCCGCCCCAAACGCGCAACTGACGAAGCCGTTGCCATGAAGCTCACCGTCATCATCCTCACCTTCAACGAAGCCTTGCACATTGAGCGCTGCATCCGCAGCGCTCAGCAGGTGAGTCACGACATTCTGGTGGTAGACAGCGGCTCCACCGATGACACCGTGGCCCTGGCAGAACGCCAGGGCGCGCGGGTGCTGCACCACGCGTTCACCACCCACGCCGCCCAGATGAACTGGGCACTGACACAGCTGGATGCCAGCACCGAATGGGTCTTGCGCATGGATGCTGACGAGTACATGGACGAGGTGCTGGTGGCGTCCATTCAAACAGCGTTGCCCAGCACGCAGGCCCATGGCCTCTATGTGCAACGCCGGATGATCTTTCAGGGCCGGGACATCCGATTCGGGCTGGTGTACCCGGTGAACATCCTGCGCCTGTTCAGGCGGGGGCATGGCCGCTGCATGGACCGCTGGATGGACGAACACGTTGAAGTGACCGGCCCCACCGCCGTGCTGCGGGGCACGATGTACGACCACAACCTGCGGTCGCTGACGTGGTGGACCGCCAAACACAACCGCTACGCCAGCCTGGAGGCCGTCGAGCAGCTCAACCTGAAGCACCGCTTTTTGCGCTCAACGGGCGACGCCCATGCCCAGGAGCGACTGGATTTCAGCGTCAAGCGCTGGCTCAAACACCAGGTGTACGGGCGCCTGCCCCCGGGGGTGCGGGCCATGGCCTATTTTCTGTTCAGGTACGTGTTGGCCCTGGGCTTTCTGGACGGCAAGGCCGGCACGGCGTTTCATGTGCTGCAGGGCGGCTGGTACCGGTACCTGGTTGACGCCAAGGTGGCCGAGGTAGAACGGTACATGCGCGACCACCGCTGCGACATCGCCACGGCGGTCGAGCAGGTGCTGGACGTGCGTTTATGATGAAGTTCAGCCAGGACGCCATGCACGCACCGCTGCCCACCATCACGCTGATCACGGCCACCTACAACTCGGCACAGACCGTGGCGGCCAGTCTGGAATCGATCCGCGCACAGCAATACCCCGGTCTTGAATCGCTGGTGATGGACGGTGCCTCCACCGATGGCACGCAGGCGCTCATCCGGCAATCGTTCGGCGACGTGGTGAGCGCCCTGCACAGTGAGCCCGACGCGGGCATCTACGACGCCTTGAACAAAGGGTTTCGCGCCGCACAAGGCGAGGTGATCGGCTTGCTGCACTCGGATGACACCCTGGCCAACCCCGGCGTGCTCAAGGCCGTGGGCCAGTTGTTCCGGGATCCCTCTGTGGACGCGGTGTACGGCAACCTGAACTACGTGCGCCGCGAGGCACCACATCAGGTGGTGCGCCATTGGCGGTCACAGCCATTCACACCCGACCTGCTGCGCCGGGGCTGGATGCCGCCGCACCCGACCTTGTTCTTACGGCGCCGCGTGCTGGCGCAGGCAGGCGAGTTCGACACCCGTTACCGCATCGCGGCCGATTACGAACATGTGTTGCGCGTCTTCACGCTGCCAGGGCTTCAGGCCCGTTACCTGCCCGAGGTGATGGTGAACATGAAAACCGGCGGTGCCAGCAACCGATCGCTCGGCAACATCATGCGCAAGTCTGCTGAAGACTTGCGCGCCATTCGGCAACACGGTGTGGGTGGATGGCCCACCTTGCTGAGCAAGAACTTCAGCAAGCTGCAACAGATACGATGGCCATCAGGCTGACAAGCACACATCTAAAGCGACGAGCCAAGATGCCTTTCAACCAGCAAGACAACTCAACCCCGATGACACAAATGCTCAAAAAGTTTGTCAGGCCGTTTGCCATGGTTGCTGTCGCAAGTGGCTTAGATCCTCGAAAACTCGGTGCGCTGCTTGACTACCCTCGATACCGTTCACAGAGGTCTGAGTTCAAGCGGTTAGGCGGCCATATCACCCATGAGCTGCCGATCTTGGGAGAGCACAATAAATCTGCCGGGTCCGGCCGTGGAGCCTACTTTCATCAAGATCTGCTCGTCGCGTCATTGGTACATCAACATGCGCCTGAGCGCCATCTCGACATCGGTTCACGCATTGATGGATTTGTGGCGCACGTGGCTTCTTTCAGACCCATCGACGTGATGGACGTACGCGCGCTGGAAGACACGGGGCATGCAAACATCAGATTTTTCAAGGCGGATCTGATGGACCCCAAAAGTGCGACTGAGTGCATCTCCGACTCCGTTTCCTGCCTCCATGCCATAGAGCATTTTGGATTGGGGCGGTATGGAGACCCGCTGGATCCTGAGGGACACATCAAAGGCTTTCGCAACATCGTGCGAATGCTGAAGCCGGGAGGTCGGCTGTACATCAGTTTCCCGATCGGTCGCCGCAATGAGGTGCATTTCAACGCACACAGAGTCTTTCATCCCAGAGATATTTTTACGTGGCTTGATCAGCCAGCCACCATCACACTAGAGCGGTTTGACTACGTCGACGACCGTGGCGACTTGCACACGCACGTTGACATCGCTCACAGCGAAATCTGTGTCAATCATGGGTGCGGCATCTACACGTTCACAAAGTCGAGTTGATCAACGCAAGATGGACTACGCGATGGATGGCAAGCGAATATCAGCCCGCTTGACAAGCACGGTGGCCTTGCGAGTCAGCCACCATAACAGGCGCAAGACAGCATAGATCACGATCACATAAATAAAAGGTCGAGATGCTGCACGCAGTGAACCTACGTTCGACATGACACAGAAGTAGACGTATCCGATGACCAGCAGAGGGTAGAACGCCCCCCATGCTTTTGCGCAGATGACGCGATACCCAGCGTAATAAAAAATTGCCGCAGCGACCATACCAGCCCACCCGAACCACAGGTATGTTTCAGACATGATGTCGCTGTTGATGCCGATCCCTATGCCAAGGTGATAGCTGAGCGATTGGTATGGCCTGAATGACTCAACATCGATCAAGGATGACGGCAACGGAGAAATATAGGTAAGAAATGAGCCCCAATCTGTGAACTGCGCGATGGGGCCAATTGAGAACGCCACGGTCAGCGTCTGCAAGGCTGAAAATGTGTCGTAGAAGACAAAAAGGATCAACGGCAAATCCGCCAGGTAGGCAAGCCACTCTGGCGCCGCCAAGATTCGACCAATACCCAATGTTGAACGCCCCAAAATGGCATCGACGTACACCAGCACCGCCATAACAAAGAACAAGGCAGCGCTGACCCAACGACGCCGACTGAGCAGCATCAGCGTCGCCAAGAGAAAGAAGACCGATGACGACCGGCTGGAAATAGAGAAACTATAGATAGCGGCGTTGGCAGCCAACAATATCAGGATCAACGAACGGCCTCGGCCGAGCATGCCGTAGATGATCAGACTAGCAAACCCAAAAATGCCCCCGAGGGTCTTGGCCCAGGGTTGAGCCACGTAAAACCTGGCTGATGGTGAAATGAGTGCAGCATATCCGCCCATCGCCATCACGTACAAGAGATGGCAAAGCACCGCCGCCACCAAAGCAAGAATGAGGTAAACCTTGGGGTCGAGCTTCTTGAAACTGCTGCCCCACTCAAACCCCAATGGCGCAACGCCACGCACCGGAAACAGCACCAGCAACAGCAGGTAAATGGCCAGCGCGCCGGCAGCGTAGGTGGCGGCCGGTTCAATGAACTCAGGCCTCAGCAATGGGTTGGTGAGGTATTGAACGTCTTGCCAATGAAACACCGCTGGCAGCAGGTAAGACATCACCACGCTGAAGACCGGCAAGCCCATCACGAAGTAGCGCGCCAGTCGCCCGCTCAAGGGGGCGGTTGAGCTCGCTTCAGGGCGCCGATGCTGGGCCATGCCTGGGGCTCACCACCACAGCTGCCTGAGTCGGGCCATCTTTTGCTTGAACCCGGCATCCGCATGCTGCAAGCCGGCCAGCATCATGGCCACCGCTGCGCCCACCAGCACAGACACCAGAGCGCCGATGATGACGATCAGGGCGCGGCTGGGTTTGGTCGGCCGCTCAGGCGGCACAGCCACGTCCACTTGCTGCAGCAAAGGCCCCTCTTTGGCAGCTTCGATGCGGGCCAGCTCTTGCTGCTGAACCAAGGCATCCAGCGCAGACAAACGCACCTTGTAGTCACGGTAAGAGGTTGCCGCAGGCCGCTTTTCCTGGGCGTCTGATGCATCGCCACTGCCCTGCTCAAGTCGCGCCAATTGGCGCCGCAACGCAGCCAACTCGGCCTTGGCCTTGATCACGGCCATGTTGCCCTCGGTCGAGAACTGTCGCAACGATGAGAGGCGCACCTCAGCCGAGGCGATCTGCGTCTTCAGCTCAATGCTTGCCTTGACCGTCGAGTCGGCCTCTACATCGGCCACCGACAGACCGCTGGTCTGCAGATCAGTACGAAACTTGCGCTCGGCCTCGTCAACCAAGGCGCGCTGGGCGGTCACCTGCTGATCCAGAAATGCCACTCTCTGTTGGGCTTGGGTGATGGCCAATTTTCCCAACAAGGCTTGCAGTTGAGCAACGTAGGCATTCGCGATTTCGGCGGCCACCTTGGCCTCCAGGTCATCGACGGTGATGGTCAGCAGGCCTGTTTTCTTGTCCAGCGACAGCGTGGTGCGCTGCGCCAGCACATCCTGGGCGGCCACAACAGAGCCCGATTCATAGCGTGCGGCCAGATTGAACTGGTCGACCAAGGACTCTTTGATCTTTCTGGACTTCAGCAACGAGGCGAACAACTCGTCGGACGCCTGAACGCCTCCGCTGCCACCCACGCCTGCCAACGCACCCAACTGTGCCAGCAACAGGGCGGAGCCTCCTTGTTGCTGCTGTTGAGGAATCAGCATCAAGGTCGTTGCGACGTAGTAGCGTGGCACGGTCAAGGCGACAGCCAGAAAAAGGGCCGTCCCCAGAATCGATACCGACAGAAACGTCCACTTCCTCATGCCAATGAGGATGAAGATATCGATGATGGAAATCTGTTTGGGTTCGTCGCCATCGGCGCGAACGTCATGTTGCTGGACAGTCTGCATGTGCGCCCTTGGCCTGTAACGGTCAATCCCTCAACGTCTTGATCGCCGCAGCCCCCAGACTGAACTGGTAGATGATCTGCGTGATGTCCTTGGCATTGCGTGTGAACACGCTCCAGGCGCTTTCGCGGTTGGTTTTTTCAGGCAGCACGATCACGTCGCCTGGCAACACCTTGGTGCCCTGCACGCTGCTGAACCAGCCGGTGCGCTGCTCCGAGATCACGCTGCCGTCGGCACGGATCACGAACATCTCGTCCAGATCGGCGCCACCCGTCAGGCCCGACTGGTCCAGGTAGTCCTTCACCTCCAGCCCCTCGCGCCAGATCAAGGCCGATTCGGTGTTCACCGAGCCCAGCACGTACACAAAGTCGGGGCGGTTGGGAATGACCAGGCGGTCTTGGGTTTCCAGCTTCAACGCAGGCAACTGGGCCTGGCGGGCATCCAGGCCTTGCAGGCCCAGCATGATGCGGCCCGTGGGCTGCAGTTCGCGCAGGCGCTGCAGGGCTTGCTTCTGCGCCTCGGCCTCGGCCTGCAGGCGCAACTGCGCCACGGCAGCCGCCTCAACGCCCGACACGTTGGCCGCGGCATTGCTGATGCGGCCTTGCACTTGCGATTCAAGCCGGTTCACCAGTTGCTGCAGCGCGGCCTGCTGATTGCGACGCACCTCTTCGCGGTAAAAGGCCGCACCAAACAGGTAGGCGTCGGGCGTGAGGCCACCGGCCTTGTCCAGCAAGTGGGCCAGGCCTTCACCTGGTGACATCTGGTAGATGCCGGGGCGGTGCACTTCACCTTCCACCCGCACAAACACCTGGCGCTTGGCCTGCGGCACACGCACGTCGTTCACCGAGAACACGGTGACGATGTCGCCCGGTTGCAGGGCCAGGTTCTCAGGGCTGGCCGGGTCATCCAGGGCCTGCCCCAGGTTGAAGGGGATGAGCTTGACCTTGACGCGGTCCGCGTCCACCCGCTCTACCACGGCGTACTCAAAATTCACCTCGTCCACCAGCTTGCCGATGCGGGCGGCCAGGGTGTCGGCGTTGTCGGTGGGCTGGCGGTCGTTGCCCTTGGGCGCCGAGTCGCTGCGTGCGTCGTCAAACCGGCCGCTGCGGGCGCGCTGGCGGGCGTCGTCGCTCAGCAGCACCTCGTTTTGCCGCTTGATCGAGGCCTGCGACATCAAAAAGGCCCGGCCGGGGATGAGGTCGCGCACGGTCATGCCCTCGCGCCAGGGGCTGCGCAGGGGCTGGGCCACGTTGCCGCGCAGGCTGACGGTGTTGCCAAACTCGGGCATCACCGACTGCACGGTGAGCAGATCACCAGGGCGCACGCGCTTGTTCAGGCCCGCGGCATCGAGGGCAAACACCTCCACGCTGCGCGCGGGTTTGCGGGCGGGGTCGAGCCGCTCCAGCTGCACGCGTTTGGGGTCGGCCACCACGGGCAGGCCGCCTGTGAGGGCCAGCAGCGAGCCGATGGTGTCGCCGCCCTGGGCCATTTCGTACACGGCGGGCACCGCCACCTTGCCGCCAATGGCCACAAAGGCGCGGGCCGGCGGGATGACGATGGTGTCGCCATCTTGCAGGCGCACGTCGTCGGCTTTGTCGCCCACGGCCAGGAACTGGTAGAGGTCGAGCTCGGTGAGGGTTTTGCCACCGCGCTTGACCTGGATGCGGCGCATGCTGCCGTTCTGGTTGGGGCCGCCGCTGGCAAACAGCGCCGACACCAGGGTGGACTGGCTGTTGAGCTTGTACGAGCCGGGCTGGCGGGCCTGCCCCACCACGTACACCGTGATGCCGCGCAACTGGCCCATGGTGACGCTGACCTGGAATTCTTTGTAGTACTTGCCGATGGCGGCCCGCACCACGTCTTCGACCTGGGCGCTGCGGATGCCGGCCACGTTGATCGCGCCAATGCGCGGGATGTGGATGCGGCCATCGCGATCGACGTTGGCGCGCACATCGACATCCACCGAGCCCCAGGCCCGCACCTGCAGCTCATCGCCCGCGCCCACCCGGTAATCAGGAGAGACGGGCTGACCGTCTGCGGGCAGGTAGGCGCCAGGGCGCTCAAACAGGTCGGACCCAAACAGGGGCAGGGCCTGGCCGCTGGTTTCCAGCACGAAGCGCTGGAAGTCGTTGGGGGGCAAGGCAGGCCGCTCGGCCTTGGGTTGGGCGGTGTCGGGGGCAGCGACCGAGGCGGCGCTGCCACCACGGATGGTGGGGATGCCCGTCAGGCTGCTGTCGGTGGTGCCGGTTGAACCCATTTGGGCCCTCACGGCCGCCACGGACGGCGTGAAGCCCGCCCCTGCACCCGAGCGCATGGCATCTGTGGGCACCAGGGTCTGGGCCATCGAGGTGGTGGCACACATCACCAGTGCCAGCCCCGCCAAGGTCTGTTGCAGGTGCTTGAACAATGCCCGTCTCCGCTGCGTCATGAGCCCCATCTTTCACCAGACAAGATCAGACCATTGTAGGAGTGCTTGCGCCCCTGCCTGCTGCACAAGCGCCGCAATGTCGTTGTTGCGCACCTGCGCCAGACGCCGCCATGCGTTCTTTTGTCGCCTAAATCACCTTCTTGGCGGCCCCATGCCCCCCAATGGCACCCGACTTGCTTCAGAATGCGGCTGTTTTTTTGCACTGTTTCCGGGCCTGCGGGCCGCTGGCATCCCCATGAAAAAATTCCAATGTGTTGTGTGCGGCTACATCTACGATGAGGCCTTGGGCGCTCCTGAAGACGGCATCCCTGCCGGCACCAAGTGGGAAGATGTTCCCGATACGTGGCTGTGCCCCGACTGCGGTGTGGGCAAGTCTGATTTCGAGATGGTCGAGATCTGAGGCTGGCCATGTCTGACCCGATCGTGATCGTGGGCGCCGGCCTGGCGGGCTACAACTTGGCCCGAGAGTTTCGCAAGCTGGACGCCGAGACCCCTCTGGTGGTGGTGAGCCGCGATGGCGCAGGTTTTTACAGCAAACCCATGCTGTCGAATGCGCTGGCGGGCAAGAAAACCGCCGCCTCGCTGGTGATGAAACCGGCCGAAAAGATGGCCGACGAGCTCAAGGCCCAGGTGCTGCCCCGTGTGACGGTGCAGGCGGTGGACGCCGCCGCCCGCACGGTGACGCTGTCCAGCGGCGACACGCTGCGCTACCGCGATCTGGTGCTGGCCCTGGGCGCAGACCAGCTGCGATTGCCGCTGCAAGGCAACGCCGCCGACACCGTGGTGTCGGTCAACGATCTGGACGACTTTGCCGCCTTTGCCGATGCGCTGGACAAGGGCCCCATGGGCGAGCCGGTTCAACGGGTGGCCATTCTGGGTGGCGGCCTGATTGGTTGCGAGTTTGCCAACGACTTGCTGCACCGCGAGATCAAGGCCACGGTGATCGACATCGCCGAACGCGCCCTGCCCCGCCTGCTGCCGCCAGCGGCCAGCGCGCGCCTGCAAAAGGCCCTGGAGGCCGGCGGCGCAGCGTTCAGGTTTGGCACCAGCGTGACCAACATCGCCCGTGGGGATGGCGCGTTGCGCCTGACCCTGAGCGATGGCAGCACCCTTGACGCCGATCTGGTGGTGTCGGCCATCGGGCTGAAGCCCCGCACCGAGCTGGCCGCCCAGGCGGGTGCCGAGCTGGCCCGGGGCGTGAAGGTGAACCGCGAGCTGGCCACCAGCGTGCCGCATGTGCACGCCCTGGGCGACTGCGCCGAGGTGGAAGGGCTCTTGCTGCCTTACGTGATGCCGCTGATGCAGCAGGCACGCGCCCTGGCCGCCACGCTGGCGGGCAAGCCCACGCCCGTGAGCTACCCCGCCATGCCGGTGGTGGTGAAGACGCCGGCCTGCCCCACGGTGGTGTGTCCGCCGGCCATGGGTGCCGAAGGCGAATGGCAAGTGACCGAGACCGACGAGGCCCTGGAGGCCCGGTTTGTGTCGGCCAGCCAACCCGAGCAAATGCTGGGCTTTGTGCTGCAAGGCAAGGCCACCGCGCAGCGGCAAGCCTGGGCGGCGCAGACCCCGGCCGTGCTTTGACGCCGGCCGCGCGCTGTGATCAGCCTTTTTGTACCTTGACGCGTATTGAGGTAACCTTGTGCCCCTTCAAGGCCAGCGCCTCGATCAGGCGCGGCTGAAGCTGGCGCAATTTGGCCGACACCGCTGAATTGGCTGCCAGCAGGGTCCACCCGTCTTCATCGAGTGGTCCCGCCTTGACGTGAGCCGCCATCGCTGGCGGCAACACGGAGCGCACCGCCTCCATGCAGTCTTGCGAAGCACGCAGGCGCTGCATGAGGCTCAACAGCGGCTCTGACCGATGCAGAGCCCTGTCCACGCTTGGCACATCCGGCACCACAGGCCGGTACGTGGCCGGCCGGGAGCTGGACCGACCTGATCCAGGACGTCGTGGTGGCGCGCTCATCTATTGGCTTGACTCAGTGAAAGGTGCGGCATGCAGATTCTCATCACCACCAGCGTTTTCAAACAGCCTCGGGTGCTGCAGTTCACTCCGTGGTCGGTGATGCTGGTGGCTGTGCTGCTGATTGTGCCTGTGATGATGGTCACGGCGATGGCCTATCACTCTTTGTTGATGCAGGCCACACGGATCAACCTGCCGGTGGTGTCGGACGCAGCCCGTTTCTTGCAAAAAAACGAGCGTGATCGCCGCGAGCGCTACATGCGCGAAAACCTCGACGCCATGGCCGTGAAGGTGGGCGAGCTGCAGGCGCGCCTGGTGTGGCTGGAGACCGTGAGCGAGCGGGTGGCCGGCATGGCGGGCATCAAACCTGAAGAGTTTCAGGTGCCGGAAACCGGCGCAGCCGGCGCCTCGGCCCCGGCTGGCCAGAGCGGGCAAGGTGGGCCATATGCCCCCCTGCGCTCGGCCTTGCAACAGCCCTCCAAGGCCACGCTGGAGGCGCTGCGCGAAGAAATCGACCTGATGAACCAGCAAGGCGAGCAACAGGCCGACGTGCTGACCCTGATCGAGTCTCGCCTGTTCGAAAAACGCCTGGACGCCCTGATGGTGCCCAGCTCGGCCCCGGTGGCCGGCGGGGTGATTGGCTCGGGCTTCGGCTTTCGCAGTGACCCGTTTCGGGGCACCAGGGCATTGCACACCGGGCTGGACTTTCCTGCGCCCACGGGCACGTCGATCGGGGCGGCTGCGGGGGGCGTGGTGCTGACCGCCGAAACCCACCACCAGTACGGCCAGATGATCGAGCTGGACCACGGCAACAAACTGATCACCCGCTATGCCCACGCCTCGAAGTTGCTGGTCAAGCCGGGCGACCTGGTCAAGCGCGGCCAAAAGATTGCTGAAGTGGGCAGCACCGGCCGCTCCACTGGCCCGCATTTGCATTTTGAGGTGCTGGTGGATGGCGTGCACCAGAACCCGGCCCGCTTCTTGAAGCTCAAAGAGGCGCCCCCGCTGAACTTCGCGGAAACCCGAACTCCGCTACATTAAGCACCCATGACAACCCACATGGTTCGGCGTTGGGGCGCGGTGCTCCTGCTGGCGGCAGCCTGGCTGCTGCTGCAGCAGGGCGCTTGGCGCCACGCGCTGAGCCACGAGGTGACGCACCAAGCGTCGCACCAGGCATCGCAGCCACCACTGCAGCACCACGCTGATCACGCCCACGACCGCACCCACGATCACTCGTCAGATCACCCCAAGGCCCACGGCCTGTGCACCCTGTGCCTGAGCCTGCAGGCGGCGCACGCCGCCCTGCCCGCCACGCCGGCATTGATGCTGCCGGCGCTGGCCCATGGTCTGGCCCGCCCCGCCTGGGCCTGGCTGGCCCACTCGCCAGCAACCCGCTGGCGCCCGCCTTCGCGCGCACCACCCATGACGACGCTGCACTGAGCTGCAGCCTTTCACTTGTCACGCGTTCCCCGCCCGGGGCCTGTCGGCCCACAGGCCGGGGTGTGTTTCACGTTTCCGTCATGTGTGTTGATCATGTTGTCCATCTTTCATTCTTTGTCGTCTCCTCGGCCCACCGTGTTGGCCGCCACCGCGCTGCTGGCCTTGATGAGCCCCCACGCCCACGCCGATGAACAGGCCACGCTGCAGGCCCTCAAGCAGCAAATCGAAGACATGCGG
This genomic window from Aquabacterium sp. A3 contains:
- a CDS encoding DciA family protein — encoded protein: MQRLRASQDCMEAVRSVLPPAMAAHVKAGPLDEDGWTLLAANSAVSAKLRQLQPRLIEALALKGHKVTSIRVKVQKG
- a CDS encoding NAD(P)/FAD-dependent oxidoreductase, translated to MSDPIVIVGAGLAGYNLAREFRKLDAETPLVVVSRDGAGFYSKPMLSNALAGKKTAASLVMKPAEKMADELKAQVLPRVTVQAVDAAARTVTLSSGDTLRYRDLVLALGADQLRLPLQGNAADTVVSVNDLDDFAAFADALDKGPMGEPVQRVAILGGGLIGCEFANDLLHREIKATVIDIAERALPRLLPPAASARLQKALEAGGAAFRFGTSVTNIARGDGALRLTLSDGSTLDADLVVSAIGLKPRTELAAQAGAELARGVKVNRELATSVPHVHALGDCAEVEGLLLPYVMPLMQQARALAATLAGKPTPVSYPAMPVVVKTPACPTVVCPPAMGAEGEWQVTETDEALEARFVSASQPEQMLGFVLQGKATAQRQAWAAQTPAVL
- a CDS encoding peptidoglycan DD-metalloendopeptidase family protein, yielding MQILITTSVFKQPRVLQFTPWSVMLVAVLLIVPVMMVTAMAYHSLLMQATRINLPVVSDAARFLQKNERDRRERYMRENLDAMAVKVGELQARLVWLETVSERVAGMAGIKPEEFQVPETGAAGASAPAGQSGQGGPYAPLRSALQQPSKATLEALREEIDLMNQQGEQQADVLTLIESRLFEKRLDALMVPSSAPVAGGVIGSGFGFRSDPFRGTRALHTGLDFPAPTGTSIGAAAGGVVLTAETHHQYGQMIELDHGNKLITRYAHASKLLVKPGDLVKRGQKIAEVGSTGRSTGPHLHFEVLVDGVHQNPARFLKLKEAPPLNFAETRTPLH
- a CDS encoding Wzz/FepE/Etk N-terminal domain-containing protein, coding for MQTVQQHDVRADGDEPKQISIIDIFILIGMRKWTFLSVSILGTALFLAVALTVPRYYVATTLMLIPQQQQQGGSALLLAQLGALAGVGGSGGVQASDELFASLLKSRKIKESLVDQFNLAARYESGSVVAAQDVLAQRTTLSLDKKTGLLTITVDDLEAKVAAEIANAYVAQLQALLGKLAITQAQQRVAFLDQQVTAQRALVDEAERKFRTDLQTSGLSVADVEADSTVKASIELKTQIASAEVRLSSLRQFSTEGNMAVIKAKAELAALRRQLARLEQGSGDASDAQEKRPAATSYRDYKVRLSALDALVQQQELARIEAAKEGPLLQQVDVAVPPERPTKPSRALIVIIGALVSVLVGAAVAMMLAGLQHADAGFKQKMARLRQLWW
- a CDS encoding polysaccharide biosynthesis/export family protein encodes the protein MTQRRRALFKHLQQTLAGLALVMCATTSMAQTLVPTDAMRSGAGAGFTPSVAAVRAQMGSTGTTDSSLTGIPTIRGGSAASVAAPDTAQPKAERPALPPNDFQRFVLETSGQALPLFGSDLFERPGAYLPADGQPVSPDYRVGAGDELQVRAWGSVDVDVRANVDRDGRIHIPRIGAINVAGIRSAQVEDVVRAAIGKYYKEFQVSVTMGQLRGITVYVVGQARQPGSYKLNSQSTLVSALFASGGPNQNGSMRRIQVKRGGKTLTELDLYQFLAVGDKADDVRLQDGDTIVIPPARAFVAIGGKVAVPAVYEMAQGGDTIGSLLALTGGLPVVADPKRVQLERLDPARKPARSVEVFALDAAGLNKRVRPGDLLTVQSVMPEFGNTVSLRGNVAQPLRSPWREGMTVRDLIPGRAFLMSQASIKRQNEVLLSDDARQRARSGRFDDARSDSAPKGNDRQPTDNADTLAARIGKLVDEVNFEYAVVERVDADRVKVKLIPFNLGQALDDPASPENLALQPGDIVTVFSVNDVRVPQAKRQVFVRVEGEVHRPGIYQMSPGEGLAHLLDKAGGLTPDAYLFGAAFYREEVRRNQQAALQQLVNRLESQVQGRISNAAANVSGVEAAAVAQLRLQAEAEAQKQALQRLRELQPTGRIMLGLQGLDARQAQLPALKLETQDRLVIPNRPDFVYVLGSVNTESALIWREGLEVKDYLDQSGLTGGADLDEMFVIRADGSVISEQRTGWFSSVQGTKVLPGDVIVLPEKTNRESAWSVFTRNAKDITQIIYQFSLGAAAIKTLRD
- a CDS encoding rubredoxin, which produces MKKFQCVVCGYIYDEALGAPEDGIPAGTKWEDVPDTWLCPDCGVGKSDFEMVEI